The genome window GACGCCGCGCGGGAGTGAGGCGTCGCCCGGCCGCACCGGGTGCTTATCCGGTGGCTTGGGGTCGGGGAGCGCGGCGAATTGATCGGTGGACGGCTCGGTGGGCGGTCCGGTGTTGCGCACGCCTCCGTCTCCTCCTGCTCACGGACGGCCACGGCCGGTCATGCGCTTTGCGGCATTTGCCACGAAAGTACACCGGCGCACGATGTCACCGCAGCCGGCCCGTCACCATCCGGTCTCCGCGACCGCGCCGCGGCGGCGCGTGCCTAGCCTTGGACGCCGAGCCGCTCCAGGATGAGCTGCCGGGCCCGGGCGGCGTCCGCCTTGCCGCGGCTCGCCTTCATCACGCCGCCGACCAGCGCGCCCACCGCGGCGATCTTGCCGCCGCGCACCTTCTCCGCCACCTCGGCGTTCTCGGCGATCACCTTGTCGATGAGCGCGAGCAGCTCGCCCTCGTCGCTCACCACCCGCAGGCCGCGCTTCTCCACCACCTCGTCGGGCTCACCCTCGCCGGCGAGCACGCCCTCGAGCACCTGGCGGGCGAGCTTGTCGTTGAGCGCCCCCGAGGCGACGAGCTCGGTCACCCGGGCGACCTGGGCGGGAGTGATCGGCAGATCGGCGAGCGCGACCCCCTGCTCGTTCGCCCGCCGGGCCAGCTCGCCCATCCACCACTTGCGCGCGTCGGCCGGCGGGGCCCCGGCCGCCACCGTGGCCTCGACCAGGTCGATGGCGTCGGCGTTCCGCATCGCGGCCATGTCGAGGTCGGAGCAGCCCCACTCCTGCTGCAGCCGCTTGCGGCGCACCGACGGGAGCTCGGGCAGCTCCGCCTTGAGCCGGGCGACCCACTCCGGGTCGGGCGCGATCGGCAGCAGGTCGGGCTCGGGGAAGTACCGGTAGTCCTCCGCCTGCTCCTTGGACCGGCCGGGCGTGGTCTGCCCGGTGTCCTCGTGGAAGTGGCGGGTCTCCTGGATCACCCGGCCGCCCGAGGCGAGGATCGCCGCCTGGCGCTCGATCTCACCCCGGACCGCCCGCTCCACGCTGCGGAGCGAGTTGAGGTTCTTCGTCTCGGTCCGGGTGCCCCACTCCGCCGCGCCGCGCGGCTTGAGGGAGACGTTCACGTCGCAGCGGAGCGAGCCCTGCTCCATGCGCACGTCGGAGACGCCGAGGGCCCGCATGAGCTCGCGCAGCTCGGCGACGTACGCCCGCGCCACCTCCGGGGCGAGCCGGTCCGCGTCCGGGATCGGCTTGGTGACGATCTCCACCAGCGGGATGCCCGCCCGGTTGTAGTCGACGACCGAGTAGTCCGCGCCGTGGATCCGGCCGGAGCCGCCGACGTGGGTGGACTTGCCGGTGTCCTCCTCGAGGTGGACCCGCTCGATCCCGATCCGGAAGGTCCGGCCCTCCACCTCGACGTCGAGGTACCCGTCGCTGCAGAGCGGCTCGTCGTACTGGCTGATCTGGTAGTTCTTCGGCATGTCCGGATAGAAGTAGTTCTTCCGGGCAAACCGACACCACGACGCGATCGAGCAGTTGAGCGCGAGACCGATCCGGATCGTCGACTCGATCGCCTTCTGGTTCGCCAC of Thermobispora bispora DSM 43833 contains these proteins:
- the gatB gene encoding Asp-tRNA(Asn)/Glu-tRNA(Gln) amidotransferase subunit GatB; this encodes MADTITLMPYDEALERFEPVLGLEVHVELGTASKMFCGCPTTFGAPPNTQVCPVCLGLPGSLPVANQKAIESTIRIGLALNCSIASWCRFARKNYFYPDMPKNYQISQYDEPLCSDGYLDVEVEGRTFRIGIERVHLEEDTGKSTHVGGSGRIHGADYSVVDYNRAGIPLVEIVTKPIPDADRLAPEVARAYVAELRELMRALGVSDVRMEQGSLRCDVNVSLKPRGAAEWGTRTETKNLNSLRSVERAVRGEIERQAAILASGGRVIQETRHFHEDTGQTTPGRSKEQAEDYRYFPEPDLLPIAPDPEWVARLKAELPELPSVRRKRLQQEWGCSDLDMAAMRNADAIDLVEATVAAGAPPADARKWWMGELARRANEQGVALADLPITPAQVARVTELVASGALNDKLARQVLEGVLAGEGEPDEVVEKRGLRVVSDEGELLALIDKVIAENAEVAEKVRGGKIAAVGALVGGVMKASRGKADAARARQLILERLGVQG